The Triticum urartu cultivar G1812 unplaced genomic scaffold, Tu2.1 TuUngrouped_contig_6293, whole genome shotgun sequence genome contains the following window.
TTCCATACCTTACTCCAAATCCGATTTCCCATGAATAGAGATTGTAATAATCATAAGCTTCCCCAAGTGAATCGAAGTTGCTACCAACTACAGGAACTATGACAGTGTCACTTTTCTTCTCTGCATATCGACGAAATATTTTTTTCCAGGGCACTCATCCTTGCAGCACATGGTTGACGTTCTGAAGGTGCACGACCGACACGGACTCTGCAGTATTCAGAAATATGTATTTCAAAAAATGCTTCACTGCGTTCGATGTTCTCTGCATTATATATGCATGTTCCCAAATTTTGTTTAGTTACTTTCAGAAGAGCAATTTCCCCCTTATCAATCAAATATAAGGAATGTTCAGAGTGTGGTATACCTTCGTGTCCATCGAGGGGATGTAGGGCCGTCTTTGTGTGAAGATTGCTGGGAGGTTGGTGCTGACAGGGCCACTCCATCGCAAGTGCTGTGCAAATATAATTGTACGGTGACTGCCGCCTCTCCAGCATCTCCAATGCTGGACTCAGCAGCCGCACATACGAGAGTTTTGGTGATTCCGGCGGTCACAAATGGGTCTCCGCCGGCGAGATCCGGCAGGGGAAATCTAGGTAAAACAAAGCAGCGCAGGAATAGGATGGTGGTCTACGTACTTCGGATTCCACGGAGGAAAAGAATGGGGGCGGGAAAATTTACCTGTCAACTGGAAACTCGATTGAGTCGCCTTCGGCGGTGGCCATCGCCATAGCCATGAGCTTCTCACCTTAGGCGGCGCCGGAACGGAGAGGATAGATTGCTTTTACTTTTCAATCGCTGGTCTGTCCAACACGGGTCCCACAATCTGACATACACCTACCGTTCGGTATACGCCGTCTGCGGGACGGACGCAGCTGACGGGGATGGTTCTGTACCACGAGAACGGACATGTACCAATGGAACATCATACTCGACGGTCGTCTGTTGTACGTTAGTTTAGACGCGTCCGCCGTTTTCGCGACCGTACTCGACTTGTTCCCATACGATCGCATTTAATACAATCAGCAACGCGTCCTGCAACTGTTCGTCCACTTAGCAGGAGCGCGCGAGCTCGTCCATACCAACGCCATTCTCTAAGTATGCTAGGCTAAATTAGCTAACTCTTCTAGTAACTAGTAGTGCATATTTTAGTTATTTGGTCGTATGATTTGCAGTAGGTAAATCACCTACTGTTTCCCTTGGGTAAATCACCTACTTGGACGGCTTGGTCAAAAGTTACCATTTCAAGATAGTGAAGGGTAATCGGGTGAGCAGGAGTTATAATCGCCCAGCAGCTACACATGTGCAAGCAATATCCCTATCCCGGAAGCAACGATCTCCAATACATGAACGTGATTGAACATGTCTGTTAACTTGGGTGCAAAGATCGGCTAGCAGTTAATCTGTACGCGCTCCGAATCCCTCCGTAGCAACATGATTCTGCAAGTGGTAGTAGTACTCCGTAGTATTGTTTTCTTTCTATTGACTGCATCTCGGCAATTAACTAGTCGTGAGAACCTTCCGGTCTTGTTCTGTTAATCCCCCTAGCCAGCTCAAGGTTTTTCCTGGCACGCTTTGCAAGCAAAGCAAAGAAACGACGCGAAAAACTACATCCCGACCTGTTTGAACACTTGACTTCGTTCAACTGCAAGAACAACCAGGTGCGAACAAATAATACCGATGAGCATAATCACATAATACCAACGCGTCACTCCAAGCAGAGAACCACAACATCAACGTAACTCAAAGCGAAGAACACGCTAGTTCAACCAAAGTCATACAATAAGGCAGTACCGTGCGCGCTAAGAGCATTTAGCATGTTTCACATGCCTCAGTGGAGCAAAATTTTATTACAGCCAACAAGATCCCTAGTGTTCCTCAAGACTAGCTAATAACTGTATTTAGAAGAAGCTTGGGCTGCCGGTGCAGCTTTCACTTCTTCACCTCCTCGTACTCGGCCTCTGGGGCCTGGTCACCTCCGCCCTGCGACCCTCCTTCCTGGGAACCACCACCAGCCGCGccgcctccagccgcaccaccacCAGACATGTGCTCCCCGATCTTTGAGACCGCCTTGTTGGCCGCTTCCATCTTGCCCTTTATCTTCTCGATGTCGTCAGAGGCCATCTCCGCACGGAGATCAGCAACTGCTGTCTCGATCTCGGTGGCAACCTCCGCCGGGATCTTGTCCCTGTACTCTCCCAGGCTCTTCTCGATGCTGTAAATGGTGGTGTCTGCGGTGTTTCTGATGTCAATGAGGGCCTTGCGCTCCTGGTCCTTCTGTGAGTGCAACTCAGCCTCCCGCACCATCTTCTCGATCTCTGACTCAGAAAGCCCACCGGACGATcggatggtgatctgctgctccTTTGCGGTGGCCTTGTCCTTTGCAGAGACCGTCACGATTCCGTTGGCATCAATATCAAATGTGACCTCAATCTGTGGCAGTCCTCTTGGGGCTGGTGGGATGCCCACAAGATCAAACTCGCCAAGAAGTTTGTTGTCTGTTGCCATCTCACGCTCACCTTGCAGGACACGGATACCCACTTGCGTCTGGTTGTCAGCAGCAGTTGAGAACACCTGCAGAGAACACAGGCAGAATAGGAGGAGGAGCCCCAGAGAAGAATCAGACATGAACAAGTAAATCAAATTCCAAAGAAAACTTCACTAAAAAACACATTTTAAGGATCTATTGTAGATGGAAATTAACACTATAATGAACAAGTAGGTACCACGAAACCATGCAATGCGCAATACCAGACTCTTCACAGGAAGCCACCATAAAGACTTCCAAAGAAGATAAAGCGCCCTAACAGAGCTACGCAATCCCAATGATAAAATTGTTGGATGCACGGGAACAAACATTAAAGGCACCAAAGTGTTCTACAATAAAGCCATATTCACTGACCTGGCTTTTCTTTGTGGGGATTGTAGTGTTCCTGGTTATCAGTCTGGTGAAGATACCACCAAGAGTCTCAATACCAAGTGAAAGGGGGGTTACGTCAAGGAGAAGAAGCTCTTTGACATCTCCACGGAGAATGCCACCCTGAAGAGCCGCACCCATGGCAACAGCTTCATCTGGGTTGACTCCTTTGCTTGGGGCCTTGCCGAAGATTTCTGAAACCACTTCCTGCACTTTGGGAACCCTTGTCATACCACCAACAAGAAGGACCTCATCAACTTCCTTTGTGGTTATGCCAGCATCCTTCAAACAATTCTTGCATGGATCTCTAGTCCTTGCAATGAGACCATTCACCAAACTTTCAAACTTTGATCTTGTCAATGTTATATTCAAATGTTTTGCTCCAGCAGCATCAGCCGTGATAAAAGGAAGGTTGATCTCAGTCTGTGCAGTTGATGAGAGTTCAATTTTTGCCTTCTCAGCTGCTTCACGCAACCTTTGCAGAGCTAGTCTGTCTTTTGACAGATCAATATTATCAGATCTTTTGTATTCACTGACTAGGTACTCCAACAGAGTATTATCAAAGTCTTCTCCACCCAGGAAAGTATCGCCGTTTGTTGCTTTCACCTGACAGCAACATAAGCAACACATCAGGAAAAAGCATGAAATATATTATCTGACATTTCTAGCTATTGAAACTTACTACTACCTCCGACCCATATTACTTGTCactgaaatggatgtatctagacgtatttcaCTGCTAAATACATCTGCCtgagcgacaagtaatatggataTCAGCGAGTACTAAAAGGTAGTACAGAGTTATAGATACCAACCTCAAAAACTCCATTGGAGATCTCAAGGATGGAGACATCGAAGGTACCACCTCCAAGGTCAAATACAGCTATCAAACCCTCCTTGTTGTTTGTTCCATAAGACAGAGCAGCAGCAGTTGGTTCGTTGATGATTCTTTGGACATCAAGTCCAGCAATTCGACCAGCATCCTTGGTTGCCTGCCGCTGGGCATCATTGAAGTAAGCTGGAACTGTGATCACAGCCTTTGAAATAGACTTGCCAAGGTAAGATTCAGCGGTCTCCTTCATCTTGGTCAATACAAATGCACCAATCTGGCTCGGTGAGTACTGCTTGCCATCTGTTGTTTCAACCCAAGCGTCACCATTTGGAGCCTTCACAATTTTGTATGGAACCATTTTCATCTCTTTCTGCGTCTGTGGGTCATCAAAGCGACGCCCTATCATACGCTTTGTACCAAAGAAGGTGTTCTGTGGATTGGTAATTGCTTGACGTTTGGCTGGAGTTCCGACAAGCCGCTCACCCTTCTGACTAAAGGCAACAACTGATGGTGTCGTCCTAGTGCCTTCTGAATTCTCTATCACTTTTGCATTCTGCGGTATATTATTCGTTTATTAAACAAAGTTAAGTAATGAGCTGAAAAGATAGTATTGCAGAAAGAATATAGAAGGTCAATCACCTTTCCCTCCATAACAGAAACACATGAATTCGTTGTTCCCAAATCAATCCCAATAACCTCATTTCCAAGTGGTTTTGCACTGTAAAAAGAGAACATGGAGAAGTTAGATGCATGCTGCAAACGTCTCCATCAGATTGTGTAAACAAGGGCGAGGTTATTGCCTGAAAGCTCTTGCAAGACTTCCCCATCTTGAACCAACGTTTGCACTGAATGTTGATTGAATAACGTTCGTCAACTGAAACACAAGTTTAATGGTCAGTCATCAGACAGTAAAATGGAACAGGAAATATGTTGCTTTACAACTTAATATATAAAGCTGAACTATTAAGAATGTTAAGATTTATGTTGGCAGATTTATGCAGAAATCGAAATCTGCATAAGATTAACACAGATGATAAAAGAAAAATCTAGAAAGGGGACCAAAGACACAGAGAATGAGAACTCCTAACTTGCATGAGAATTGAGAGGAACAAGGCAGGTTTCACAATTGGGTAACTAGGGCAGTATATCATTATATATCCCGTATACTTGTATTATTTCAAGCTCAGATGATGATTTAGCGAGATTTTCATGTGATCATCAAGAGATGCATTGGTTGATGTCTTGACAGAGATAGGATGTCATGCCCACAGCGTTAGACTGTGTGGAACAAAGTAGATTGTCAAGGAGACATGCAGAACATTTGCAGAAAGATGGAGGTTGAACTTATTTCTTGATTTACTAATATGACAACCATGTCGATTTCCACGATGAACTGCTACAACCTTGAtctgcacatgctctaatgctaGCTAAACAGCATATGTAGCACAGAGCCACTTATATCCACAAAAACAACGGAACCGCTCTGCCTACAGCACGTTTTCCTTCTTACAAAGCCCTGTGCACAAATAAAGCAACACAATAACACGGCTAATGCTAAGCCAAATCGCCAGCCAGCATAATATGTACATACATCCATAAAGGCAAAGTGCCCGTATATCACTATATCATAGGAACGAAATCCGAACATGGTCAAGCAGTAGCGGTGGGAATTCCGACTACCTCGGCTCGGTTTCGAAGATATTTAATCACTTCCTTTTTCCGAAAATGAAAACCGAGTTAACCTGCAGGCATCGGGGAACCCGAAGTTCGGTTGGGTTTTCCGGTCAGACGGAGGTAAATCTAAAGCGGCGCGGAGAGGCGCCATGGACGGAGGCCCGACTAGTAGAGGCCTAGGGTACTGAGGTCGGAGGGAGCCTCGGGCGACATGGCCGGAGAGGAAGCTCCGCGACATGGTCGGAGCACAGAAGGTAGGACTAGACTCATGTAGGAGGTGACAAACTAACCGGTGAGTGGTGGCCGAAGCACCGGTCCGCCGTGGAGCGGAGCGCCATCGCCGATCGCCGCATCCCGGACTGCCTGCTTGTTCCTCAGCtgctggcggctagggttggggatGGGAAGCGGCCGCGTGTATTCTGGGGTTCTGAGAGGACGGGAGTCTAATTATTGAAGAGGAGCAAATGGGCGACATGGGCCTTCATTGCCGGATCTTTGGACAGTTGGGCTAGGAAACTTTCCATTTATTCTGGTCACTCCGGTTAAACTGGCCCAAGAATG
Protein-coding sequences here:
- the LOC125530409 gene encoding heat shock 70 kDa protein, mitochondrial-like, with the translated sequence MRRSAMALRSTADRCFGHHSPLTNVIQSTFSANVGSRWGSLARAFSAKPLGNEVIGIDLGTTNSCVSVMEGKNAKVIENSEGTRTTPSVVAFSQKGERLVGTPAKRQAITNPQNTFFGTKRMIGRRFDDPQTQKEMKMVPYKIVKAPNGDAWVETTDGKQYSPSQIGAFVLTKMKETAESYLGKSISKAVITVPAYFNDAQRQATKDAGRIAGLDVQRIINEPTAAALSYGTNNKEGLIAVFDLGGGTFDVSILEISNGVFEVKATNGDTFLGGEDFDNTLLEYLVSEYKRSDNIDLSKDRLALQRLREAAEKAKIELSSTAQTEINLPFITADAAGAKHLNITLTRSKFESLVNGLIARTRDPCKNCLKDAGITTKEVDEVLLVGGMTRVPKVQEVVSEIFGKAPSKGVNPDEAVAMGAALQGGILRGDVKELLLLDVTPLSLGIETLGGIFTRLITRNTTIPTKKSQVFSTAADNQTQVGIRVLQGEREMATDNKLLGEFDLVGIPPAPRGLPQIEVTFDIDANGIVTVSAKDKATAKEQQITIRSSGGLSESEIEKMVREAELHSQKDQERKALIDIRNTADTTIYSIEKSLGEYRDKIPAEVATEIETAVADLRAEMASDDIEKIKGKMEAANKAVSKIGEHMSGGGAAGGGAAGGGSQEGGSQGGGDQAPEAEYEEVKK